A DNA window from Maribellus comscasis contains the following coding sequences:
- a CDS encoding ABC transporter ATP-binding protein, which produces MNAIECRNLTHYYGKKLVYENLNINVREGSILGLLGKNGAGKTTTINILNGFLQPRSGECLIYGENTQHLSPENKARIGFLIEGHIQYSFMNIHQIEKFYSGFYPKWNNEPYWELMSKLKVTPKQKISSMSCGQRSQVALGLILAQDPDLLILDDFSMGLDPGYRRLFIDYLREYAKSKNKTIFTTSHIIQDMERLIDDVLIMDYNRVLAQRNVNDFMREFKQFYFELENPEINLSNEDFVANFEKVHNKVELYTYETEDFVKNFLSKNGIAHVNFQKVEMGLEDAFIGLTGKY; this is translated from the coding sequence ATGAACGCTATTGAATGTAGAAACCTGACCCATTATTACGGGAAAAAGCTGGTTTACGAAAACCTGAATATCAATGTTCGGGAAGGAAGTATACTGGGACTTCTCGGAAAAAACGGCGCAGGAAAAACAACAACGATAAACATTTTAAATGGATTTTTACAGCCCCGCAGCGGTGAATGTTTAATTTACGGTGAAAACACGCAACATCTTTCACCGGAAAACAAGGCCCGGATCGGTTTTTTGATTGAGGGACATATTCAGTATTCTTTTATGAATATCCATCAAATCGAAAAATTCTACTCCGGTTTTTATCCGAAATGGAATAACGAACCTTACTGGGAACTGATGTCGAAATTAAAGGTAACACCCAAACAAAAAATTTCGTCAATGTCTTGCGGACAACGTTCACAGGTGGCTCTCGGTCTGATTCTGGCACAGGATCCGGATTTACTGATTCTAGATGATTTCTCCATGGGGCTCGACCCGGGTTACCGGCGGTTATTTATCGACTATCTGCGCGAATATGCAAAATCGAAAAACAAAACCATTTTTACCACATCGCATATCATTCAGGATATGGAACGTTTAATCGACGATGTACTGATTATGGATTACAACCGGGTTCTGGCGCAACGAAACGTAAATGATTTTATGCGGGAATTCAAGCAGTTCTATTTTGAACTTGAAAATCCGGAAATTAATCTTTCAAATGAAGACTTTGTTGCCAACTTCGAAAAGGTACATAACAAAGTGGAATTGTATACTTATGAAACAGAAGATTTTGTAAAGAATTTCCTTTCAAAAAACGGCATTGCCCACGTCAACTTTCAAAAAGTGGAAATGGGACTGGAAGATGCGTTTATTGGTTTAACCGGAAAATATTAA
- a CDS encoding phospholipase D-like domain-containing protein, producing the protein MKSAIKYFVTHFDTLQSEKPHLRIIQQINKLNRKERGELRTQLFERAKFLEASKSPEQIILWLEKCFQIIDKYSFSFNRVFFSPGNGIKESIEKLLREARLSVDLCVFTITDYELARQILACQKRKMRVRIITDDEKILDHGSVIMKLKKAGIQIKTDHSHYHMHNKFGIIDNRIVITGSFNWTYTATKHNQENLLATSNFDIVKQYQTEFNRLWEEMFQL; encoded by the coding sequence ATGAAGTCTGCCATAAAATATTTTGTCACTCACTTTGACACTCTGCAAAGCGAAAAGCCTCATCTGAGAATCATTCAGCAAATAAACAAACTCAACCGGAAAGAAAGAGGAGAATTGCGAACCCAACTTTTTGAACGGGCAAAATTTCTGGAAGCGTCAAAATCTCCCGAACAAATAATTTTATGGCTGGAAAAATGTTTTCAAATTATCGACAAATATAGTTTTAGTTTTAACCGTGTTTTTTTTAGTCCCGGAAACGGCATCAAAGAATCGATAGAGAAACTGTTGCGAGAAGCGCGTTTGTCGGTTGACTTGTGTGTTTTTACGATTACTGATTACGAACTGGCACGACAAATCCTGGCTTGCCAAAAACGAAAAATGCGGGTCAGAATAATTACTGACGATGAAAAAATTTTGGATCACGGCTCGGTGATTATGAAATTAAAAAAGGCTGGCATTCAAATAAAAACCGACCATTCGCACTATCACATGCACAACAAATTCGGAATCATTGATAACAGAATTGTAATTACCGGCAGTTTCAACTGGACCTACACAGCGACCAAACATAACCAGGAAAATTTACTTGCAACCTCTAACTTTGATATTGTTAAACAATACCAAACCGAGTTCAACCGTC
- a CDS encoding DUF4857 domain-containing protein, with protein sequence MVKISRYILVVIAIVGFSIGIPKLYWMAFSKPIRVPFVMYSCIENDFMIQRSGEDGLMRQDTRGNNYTREEYEEKLPFLYVRQLLMSNTMPDSINGVEMDTHEISMNRSTFRVQPEDLDSPTQKLFPLFEAESGRANLEMPEDYFRISWRMEFVDAKSNKILEEKSQMFSAVLYNRGFEFPAKSINGIPTTRKSCDEGYLVVDSKDQLFHIKMIEGEPFVEKVKLPGGMKFKYISCVDFRNKNFYAYLFSTNNELYILTQDEYELIKFPVENIDPAKNQIRIYSDLFHYNIIVSGDDFVKVYALDANYKNVNDYYETWPAREDRSEGKIIQALFPGQISMTDSDSNFIRFYTTFNSSLYWLVLSVLLIGVQFVIIKKRNLELKKNIIDFIIIGVSGIFGFLAVNIFPNKFFD encoded by the coding sequence ATGGTAAAAATAAGCAGATATATATTAGTAGTTATTGCCATTGTCGGGTTTTCTATCGGAATACCAAAACTCTACTGGATGGCTTTTTCAAAACCGATACGGGTTCCGTTTGTAATGTACAGTTGCATTGAAAACGATTTTATGATTCAGCGGTCAGGCGAAGATGGCCTGATGCGTCAGGACACCCGTGGAAATAACTATACACGCGAAGAATACGAAGAAAAACTTCCATTTCTTTATGTAAGGCAGTTGTTGATGTCGAACACGATGCCCGATTCCATTAATGGAGTGGAAATGGACACCCATGAAATCAGCATGAACCGTTCAACCTTCCGTGTACAGCCCGAAGACCTTGACAGCCCGACACAAAAACTGTTTCCTCTTTTTGAAGCGGAATCGGGAAGGGCTAACCTGGAAATGCCTGAAGACTATTTCCGAATTAGCTGGAGAATGGAATTTGTGGATGCTAAATCCAACAAAATCCTGGAAGAAAAAAGCCAAATGTTTTCAGCTGTATTGTACAACCGGGGTTTTGAATTTCCGGCAAAATCGATAAACGGAATTCCAACCACACGAAAATCTTGTGATGAGGGATACCTGGTGGTTGACTCAAAGGATCAGCTTTTTCACATTAAAATGATAGAAGGGGAACCTTTTGTTGAAAAGGTGAAGCTTCCCGGGGGAATGAAATTTAAATACATCAGTTGTGTCGATTTTCGTAATAAAAATTTTTATGCCTACTTGTTTTCTACAAATAATGAGCTGTATATTCTCACACAAGATGAATATGAACTCATAAAATTTCCCGTGGAAAACATTGATCCGGCTAAAAACCAAATCCGAATATACAGCGACTTATTTCATTACAACATAATCGTCAGTGGCGACGACTTTGTTAAAGTGTATGCCCTTGACGCAAACTATAAAAATGTGAATGATTACTACGAAACCTGGCCCGCAAGGGAAGACAGGAGCGAAGGAAAAATTATTCAGGCACTTTTCCCCGGTCAAATCAGCATGACCGATTCTGATTCAAATTTTATCCGTTTCTATACCACATTCAATTCCTCACTGTATTGGTTGGTGTTGAGCGTGTTACTCATCGGAGTGCAATTTGTAATCATTAAAAAAAGAAATCTTGAATTAAAGAAAAATATTATTGACTTTATCATTATCGGAGTCTCAGGAATCTTTGGATTTCTAGCAGTAAATATTTTTCCAAATAAATTTTTCGATTAA
- the prmA gene encoding 50S ribosomal protein L11 methyltransferase yields the protein MDYRKVTVNISPFEEWLSDILTSQLGESGFESFINTETGFEAFLPENLFQEETVEMVLEPFSENFKFEILSEKIEDRNWNEEWEKNYFKPLIVAQECVVRAPFHTDYPEAKHEIVIEPNMAFGTGNHETTSMMLEYILENNVENKTVLDMGCGTGILGILASMKGAKNITAIDIDEWSFKGTQENTTLNRIENIEVKLGDVSLLGEDTYDFIFANIQRNVLLADLPAYSRCLNTKGKVFLSGFYKNDIMAIKKRAEEFGLKDSGYKIKNNWVAHAFTKIEK from the coding sequence ATGGATTACCGGAAAGTTACCGTAAATATTTCTCCTTTTGAAGAGTGGCTGAGTGATATATTAACATCTCAGCTGGGCGAAAGTGGTTTTGAAAGTTTTATAAATACCGAAACAGGCTTTGAAGCTTTTCTTCCTGAAAACCTGTTTCAGGAAGAAACTGTAGAAATGGTACTGGAACCATTTTCTGAAAACTTTAAATTCGAAATTCTTTCTGAAAAAATTGAAGACCGCAATTGGAACGAGGAATGGGAAAAAAACTATTTCAAACCGTTGATTGTAGCCCAAGAATGCGTTGTTCGGGCACCTTTCCATACTGATTATCCTGAGGCCAAACATGAAATTGTGATTGAACCCAACATGGCTTTTGGCACCGGAAACCACGAAACGACATCCATGATGCTGGAATATATCCTCGAAAATAACGTTGAGAATAAAACTGTTCTCGACATGGGCTGCGGGACCGGAATCCTTGGAATACTTGCTTCGATGAAAGGCGCAAAAAATATCACTGCGATTGACATTGATGAATGGTCGTTTAAAGGAACTCAGGAAAACACAACGTTAAACCGGATTGAGAATATTGAAGTAAAACTGGGCGACGTTTCCTTGCTCGGAGAAGATACCTACGATTTTATTTTCGCTAATATTCAACGAAATGTATTGCTGGCCGATCTTCCCGCATATTCAAGATGTTTAAACACAAAAGGGAAAGTGTTCCTGAGTGGTTTTTATAAAAATGATATTATGGCCATAAAAAAGCGGGCTGAAGAGTTTGGGTTAAAAGATTCCGGATACAAAATAAAAAACAACTGGGTTGCTCATGCCTTTACCAAAATCGAAAAATGA